AAGTACACCCCTTCCGTATTCCCCATGTAGACATTTGGACTATCGACCAGAATGTTGTAAACAAACAAATTATTTATTCCTAGATTGCTCTGAGTCCAGCTCTGACCATAATCATCCGAATAAAAGATTCCGTCCCCCCATGTCCCTGCAAAAATCCGTTTCCCATCAGATGCAATCGTGCGGACATATGAATTTGTCAACCCGTTATTGGCCTCGACCCAGGAGTCTCCGCTGTCCGACGACATGTAGATGCCGCCTCCCCATGTTCCTGCAAATACGACCGAGTCAATCCTGGCAAAGGTATAAATATTCGTGTCCGCCAGAGAACTGTCGGCTTTCTTCCAGTTTGTACCCTGATCCGTTGAAATGTAAACGCCGCTTCCCGACCCGTGCATTCCGTAAGTGGCGTTAGCAATGTTCCCATAGCATCCGACATACAACATACCGCCTGTCGCAAGGATCGAAGTGATGTCGGAGGTTGTCAATCCGGAATCTATACAAACCCAAGTGTTCCCGTTGTCGCTGGACTTGTAGACATTACCGCCGAGAGTCCCTGCAAAAACGTTCATGCTGTCTGTAGCCAGACAACTCACTCGACCTGGCAGGGCGCCATGGCCGTAAGGTGGATCAGGGAGCACTGTCTTTGTCCATTGTGCGAACACAGTCCGGGGAAAAAATGACGCGACACACAAAAGAATCGAAAGGAAAAAATACTTTTTCATTTCATCATCCAAGTTTCTTTTGATACGATTGTAAACATCTCATATCACCGTTCAGTCAAAAGCTGATCCCGAGACTAAATTGCTGCACATATGTCAGCCTGCCGAAATC
The DNA window shown above is from Candidatus Acidiferrales bacterium and carries:
- a CDS encoding T9SS type A sorting domain-containing protein, whose protein sequence is MKKYFFLSILLCVASFFPRTVFAQWTKTVLPDPPYGHGALPGRVSCLATDSMNVFAGTLGGNVYKSSDNGNTWVCIDSGLTTSDITSILATGGMLYVGCYGNIANATYGMHGSGSGVYISTDQGTNWKKADSSLADTNIYTFARIDSVVFAGTWGGGIYMSSDSGDSWVEANNGLTNSYVRTIASDGKRIFAGTWGDGIFYSDDYGQSWTQSNLGINNLFVYNILVDSPNVYMGNTEGVYFSNDDGFSWSLRDSGLTTTYINTFVILNPDLFVGTSGQGVFVSLDNGTSWTAIDTGLTDGYIYCFVENGSKLFAGSSNGEIWSLPISAMMAKVTDIRKKSQQAMPGKFSLSQNYPNPFNPTTVISYTVPADGMVTLTVYDALGREVRTLVSANQTVGQYKVTFEGTRVASGMYFYQLRCGTYISTRKMLLMK